The segment GGCTGGACGCCGTTCGCCCGGCAGGCGTACCACCTGACTCTGCGCGAAGCGAAACAGGAGTATGTGGTGGCGGCCCGGTCGCTGGGCGCGGGAACGGCGCGAATCCTGGCCCGGCACATCGCGCCCAACATCGCCGAACCGCTGCTCGCCCACCTGTTGCTGCGGTTCGCGGGAACCCTGCTCACCGTCTCCGGGCTGTCCTTCCTCGGCCTCGGCGTGCAGCCGCCCACCCCGGAGTGGGGCGCGATGGTCGCCGAGGGACGCAACCACCTGTTCACCAGCCCGCACCTGGTCCTGGCGCCGGCCGCGGCAGTGGTGATCACGGCGACGTGCGCAACAGTCCTCGGGCGCCGCCTCACCCGTTAGGCGGTGACGGCCCTTCGCCCTCGACGAGGCCGGTCACCGCGGCGACGGCGTCAGCCAGAGTCGGACAGCGCAGTCGCTCGCTGCTCGGCGGCCAGCCTTGTCCCGCGGCCACGATGCTGGGCCGCCAGTCCGGAACACCGTTCAACGCCGTCAGCAAGACGGGTATCACCGGCCGCCAGACATGGCTCCACACCGCGACGGCGGCGGGCCGGTGGCGGGCCACCGCGTCGGCGAGCACATCGGGAGGCAGGCCGGCGCCGAGGTGCACCGAACCCGTGCCGGTCTCGGCCAGCGCGGCCGCCAGGGCGTCGATGGCGGTCACGTCGCGACGGCCGTCGGCAGCGACCAGGAGCACCCGGACCGGAGTCCCGGAGGGCGGGCGTGCAACGGCGGCGAAGACCTCGCTCAGCGTGCGGGCGAGTAGGCGCCGGGCGAGGGTTTTGCGTGTCTCGGCGTACCGGCCCTGGCTGAGGTGGGTGAAGGCGGGACCGGCGAGCGTGTGGTAGGTGTGCACGACACCGTGCGCGGCGACCGCGCCGCTCAGCGTTTCGCGCAGGGTCAGCACATCCAGGCGGCGGGCGGCGCGGGCCAGGCCGCGGGCCTCGGCGTCGGTGCCGGGATTGCGATGTGGATGCGCGGCGAGGCTGGTGGTGGTTTCGCGGCGGGCGAGCCGGGCCGCCTCGGCAGCGGGCACGCCTCGTGTGGTCAGCTGCGCCATAACGGTCAGGGCGGCGACGTCATGTGCCGTGTAGCGACGGTGCCGGCCGGATTCGTGACCGGTGGGGCCGAGCCCGTAGCGCTGATGCCAGGTCCGCAACGTCGTCGTGGCGACGCCGAGGCGCCGGGCCAGTGTCCCGGCACTCAGCCGCTCCTGCACGTGCGGCACCGCGTAGTCCTCTTCTCCCACCGCCGACCCGCCCTCGAGGTCACCGATCACACCGCGCCTCATCCGGCGTGGGCAGTGGCAGGTCTTCGGACTCGTGGGCGCCCTGCTCGTTCCTACTGGCCGTCGCTTCCCGGGCGTTGCGCCCAGTGCGTTGACGGCGGTCGTTCCCACTCACCGCTGCGGGGCAGTCCCGGATTCACACCGGGTTCCCTCTTGCGACGCCCGGCCTTGCGGGACGGGCGAACCAGCTGCCCGTCCAGTCTAGAACCGGCCGGGGCCCGGCGGGGCACCCGGTCACCGCTTCAGCCGCTGACGATCAGGATGTCTCAGCCTCGCGTTCCTGGTATTCGCGTGGCGAGAGGCCGTGGAAGCGGGTGAAGGCGGTGCTGAACGTCGGCAGGTGGGCGTAGCCGACGCGGCGGGACACGGCGCTGGGCCTGGCGCCGCCGAGCAGCAGGTCACGGGCGATGCGCATGCGGGCGGCGTAGCGCCAGCGGGCGAAGGTCATGCCGGTCTGGTCGCGGAAGGCCCGGTGAACCTGGGCGGGGACGTCGAACGCGGCCGGTTCGTGGGTGACGTCGATGTGGCGCAGGTAGTCCATCGCCGCCGCGCGCGCACGCGGATCGGTGGGCATCGGCACCGACAGCGCTCGTTGCGTGACGACCTGTTCGGCGAACAGGTCGAGGATGTGCCGGGGATCGTAGTCGTCGGGGTGCAGTCCCGATCGGGCGCTGATCGAGCAGTGCATCAGGTAGTCGTCCCAGGCGGGTGAGAACTGCACCTGGAGCGGCTCGGTGAGCTGGAGGTCGGCGGTGCCGGCGTTGCCGAGGGGCAGTGAGATGGAGTTCTCGCGCAGACCGGTGATGTGTTTGAGGCCCGCGGGGATCCAGGTCGCAACGCCGCGGTGTCGTTCGTGACGGCGTTCGCCGATGTCGAGGTATCCGCTGCCGCGGTACATCCAGGTCAGGACGTGCACGTGGTTGGCATGCGGGGAGGTGCGGGCGGCGGGCAGCGGATCGGATCCGGTAGCGAATGACCCGTCGCCTCGTACCAGGCGCATGAGCTGCTCGGTCTGACGTGCCAGGGTGGCGCGCGGTGTCAGGTCGACACGGGCGGAACTGGCGGCGAGCTTCCTGCTGAAGTCGTGCGGTGTCAGCCCGTACTGCTGCTTGAAGGCGCGAGTGAAGCCGTTGCGGCTGGCGAACCCTACCCGGGCGGCCACCTGGTCGGCGTCGTATCCCGCGGCCAGGAACTCGACGGCCGCGATCAGCCGGTGGCGCAGCCGCCACTGCTCGAAGGTGAGTCCGGTGCCGGTGAGGAAGGCGCGGCGCAGGGTTCGCGGGCTGGAGAGCGCCTTGCTCGCCCACTGCTCGACGGTGAGGTCGATCGCGGGGTCGCGGAGCAGCTGCTCGGCCACCGCTCGGGCGCCGGCGGCTCTCGGCATCTCCGGCACAGTGAAGGTGGGCGCAGGCGCAGGCGGGCCTACTCGGGGACGGCGTAGCAGATCGGTGATCGCGTCCTGGAAGTAGCCGTGACCGCTCAGCGGGGTGACCTGCAGGTTGAAGTGCTGGATCAGCCAGTCCTGCCAACCGTCGGGGACTTCGAAGCGGGTCGTTTCCGGCGGCCCGTCGGCACCCGGGTGGAACCACAGGGGGAAGGCGACGGTGCCTGGCTCGGTGATGATCGCGCGGTGGTCCCACCCGGCCGCGGGAATCCAGGTGCCCTGCCCGGCGGTGAGGTGGAACACCGCGTCGCCGTCGATGCGCACGTGCGCGGTGCCGGTGCGGACCCAGATCAGCAGCGGGCGGCGGGGATGCCCCGTCGAGTCCGATCGCGCCGCCGGAATCGGCGGGGCTTCGGTCGCGTCGGCGGGAAACAGGGAGGAGATCGGTACGCCCCTAAACAAAACGGCAGTCTGCGCACAGCAAATATGGTGAGGGTAGCCTAACCTAATCGCCGAGCGCCGCTCCGCCGATCCGGCGCGTGGCCTCACTCTCAGTCGAACGACCGGAAAGGGCTGCCTTCAGCATGCCGAAGACCGCACGCCGGCTCACCGTGCACCCAGTAACCCTGCGCGAGGTCGAGGTCCTTCGGGTGGCGGACCTGACGCCGGGGATGCGGCGGATCACGCTGGGCGGAGCGCAGCTGCGCGCGTTCACCTCGGCCAACGGCTTCGCACAGCCCGCCTTCGACTCGCTCGGTTTCGACGACGACATCCGGCTGGTGTTCCGCTACCCCGGCCACAGCGAGCCGGTGCTGCCGGTGCAGCAGGAGCGGGGCGTGGAGCTGCCGAGGAATCCCCGCCCCCTGTCGAAGGTCTACACCGTCCGCCGCTGGAATGCTGAAGCCGGCGAGTTGGACGTGGACTTCGTCAAGCACGGCATCGGCGTGGGCACCACCTGGGCCTACCGCGCGCAACCGGGCGACCGCATCCACTTCTACGGCCCGAGCGCGTCGCGCGCGCTCCCTGACGACGCGGACTGGCTGTTGGCCGCCGGGGACGACACCGCCCTTCCGGCCATCGCCCGGCTGCTGGACGAACTGCCCGAGGACACCCGGGCGCGGGTGTTCGTCGAGGTCGCCGAGGACTCACACCGGCTGGAACTGCGCACGCTGCCGCACGTCGAGGTGACCTGGCTGGTGCGCGACGGCGCCGAGGCGGGTACGACCACCCTGCTGCTGGATGCGGTCAAGGACAGCGGCTGGTGGGAGGGGCGACCGTTCGCGTGGCTCGCCGGGGAGCACACGTCCGTGCGGGATCTGCGCCGCCATCTGGTCGAGGACCGCGGGGTGCCGAAGGAGGACATCGGCTTCGCCGGGTATTGGCGTCGCGGCGAGGTCGTCGCCCTGGAGACCGACGCGGCGATGCCCGACCCGCAGAAGTCGGCCACGCCGTTCGAGCGGCTGCATGAGCTGACCGAGCTGGTCGCGCCGTTGGCGATCCGCACTGCCGTCGAGTTGGACGTACCGGAGCTGATCTCCCGCGGTGTCACCCGCGTGACAGACCTGGCCGCCAAGACCGACTGCGACGAACGGGCGCTGGGCAAGCTGCTGCGCTACCTGCACACCCTGGACGTCCTGACCGAGACCGAACCCGGCCACTACCGGCTGACACCGGTGGGTGAGGTCCTGACACTCGAGTTCATCGCCGACCGGCTGCACCCGGCCGGGGTGGTGGGTCGCGAGATGCTCGGCTTGCACGGGCTCACCGAGTCGATTCGCACCGGCCGGCCGTCGTACGCCTCGGTCACCGGCCAGACCTTCGCCGAGGTACGCGCCGACCAGGACTACGAGGATCGCTACCTGGAGCGCCTGGCGAGGTTCCAGGCCGCGCTGGCCGAGCCGATCGCCAGGTCCGGCATCCTCAACGGAGTCGAGCACCTGGTGCTGCACTCCGGCGGCGCCGGCGCCCAGGCCCGGGAGTTCCTCGCCGCCCACCCCGGCCTGCGGATCACGATCTGCGCGCTGCCCGCCCAGGCCGACTGGCTGCGCCGCGACCTGCCCGACACGATCCCCGACGACCAGCAGCGCGCGCAGGTCAGCGTGGCCGAGCAGTCCGTCTTCGAACCCGGCCCGGCGGCGGATGCCGTCTTCGTCATCCGCGCCTTCAAGTCCCTGCCCGACGCCGACGCCGCCCATGCCCTGCGCCGCGCGGCCGAGGGCTTGCTTCCCGGCGGCCGCGTGCTGGTGGTCGAGGAGACCTTCGGCCTCGACGACCTGGACGAGCACGACGGCGAAGCGGATCTGCTCGGCCTCACCGTGCACGGCTCCGGTCTGCGCACCGCCGCCGAGCTCGACGCGGTCTTCACCCGAGCCGGACTCGCCCACCGTGCGACGCACACCGTCGGCTGGGGCGCCACCGTCCACGAACTCGTACCCGCTGGTCCCTCCGCACAACAGAAGTAGAAAGAAGAGAAGAACCATGACCACCCTGACACGACGCGGCGCGGCCCTCCTCGCCGCACTGTTGAGCACCACGCTCGTCCTCACCGCCTGCGGCAGCGACGGCGAGGACACCGCCGACGCAGCTCCCCAGACACGCAGCGTCACGGGCGGCAACGGCACGATCGAGGTGCCCGCCGACCCGCAGCGGGTAGCCACGATCGGCAACACGACCCTTCCGTTCATCGACATGGGCGGCAAGCCGGTGGCCGTCACCACGGTGGGTGCCTCCGAACTCGGCCTCATTCCCGCCGAACAGAAAGCCACGTTCGAGGCAGCCACGAATGTCGGCGCCAGCGGCGATCAGGTCGACATGGAGAAGCTCGCCGGCCTGAAGCCGGACCTCATCCTGGCCCAGCTGCCCGACGGCGAGTTCGAGGAGATCAAGAAGCAGCTGGAATCGATCGCCCCGACGGTCTTCTGGGGGCTCGACGTCGAGTGGAAGGCCCTCGCCGACGGCGTCTCGCAGGCCGGCAACGTCACGGACGGGCTCAGCGGGCAGAAGGCGCAGTTCGAGGAGAAGATCACCAAGATCAAGCAGACGTACGGCGAGATCATCGCCGGCACCAAGTTCGTCAACCTCGACCGCTGGGAGAGCTCCGATCCCGGAACGTTCTCCGTCGCGGACTTCGGTTGCGTCGAGATCGCCCAGGGTGACCTCGGCATGAACTTCCCCAAAGCGGCCGAAGGCGAAGACCCCCTGGGCTGGACGTCCCTGCCGTACGAGCAGCTCGCGGAGCTGTCCAAGTACGACGTGATCACCTACCCCGTCGACGCCGCGGGCCAGCCGAAAGCGCCCTTCGCGCCGGTGGTCGAGACCAACACCTGGAAGGCGCTGCCTGCCGTGAACTCCGGCCGCGCGCTGGGAGTCTTCTGCCCCGGCAACAACTCCTACGGGCCGGTCCTGCGGTACCTGGACTCGCTCGACACCGCTCTGGCCACCCTGCCCGCCAACAAGTGACAACTCTCGCCCTGCGCCACGACGGTCCGGGCACCGTGCCGGTGCCCGGACCGCGTCGGCGCTTGATCGGGTTGGTCGTTGCGCTCGTGGCACTGCTTGTCCTGCTGCTGCTGAGCGTGATGATCGGGTCGACGGCGATCGCGCCATCGGTGGTGTGGGACGCCCTGTTCCATCCTTCCGCCGACATCGACCAGTTCGCCATCCGTGACTACCGGCTGCCGCGCACCATCGTCGGCCTCGTGGTGGGCGCGGCGCTCGGCGTGGCGGGAGCGCTGATCCAGGCGTTGACCCGCAACCCGCTGGCCGATCCGGGCATCCTCGGCGTGCACGCGGGCGCTTCCTTCGCGGTGACGGTCGCCGTGGGGCTGATCGGGATCCGCGACATCGGTGGCTACATGTGGTTCGCCTTCGCCGGGGCGCTGATCGTCACTCTCATGGTGCTCGCCCTCGGGTCGACCCGCCAGGGGCAGTCACCGGTGGTCATGGTGCTCGCCGGGGTCTGTGTCGGCGCGGTGCTCAGCGGCGCCGCGTCGGCACTCGAGCTGACCAACCCGGACGCGTTCGACGCGATGCGGTCCTGGAATGCCGGTTCGATCGTCGGCCGGCCACTGGATCTGGTGTGGCCGGTCCTGCCGTTCTTCGCGGTGGCACTCATCCTGGCCTTCGCGGTGTCAGGTCCACTCAACGCCATGGCCCTGGGCGACGATCTGGCGGTCGCCCAGGGCGTCCGGCTGGCCCGCACCCGCGTCCTCGCGATCATCGCGCTCACCGTGCTCGCCGGCGGAGCGACCGCGATCGCCGGACCCATCATCTTCGTCGGACTCATGGTGCCGCACGTGGCTCGCTGGATCGTCGGCCCGCACCAGCGCTGGATCTTCGCCTACAGCGTCGTGCTGGCCCCGATCCTGCTGCTGGCCTCCGACATCCTCGGGCGCTTCGTCATGCACCCGAGCGAGATCCCCGTCGGCGTCATCACCGCCTTCGTCGGTGCTCCCGTTCTCATCGCGCTCGTGCGGCGTAAAAAGGCGAGCGGACTGTGACTCAGGTGGACTTCGGGCGGCGGGTGCTGGTGCTGCGTCGCCGCAGGATCGCGGTACGGCTCGAGTGGCGCTCGGTCGCCGTCTGCGCCGCGCTCGCGCTGGCGGTCGCGGCCACGGCGGTGCTCGCGCTGATGACCGGCTCGTACCAGCTCAGTCCCGGGCAGGTGGTCTCCGCGCTGACGGGCGGCGAGACCGGGCTCGTCCACGACATCGTGGTCGAGTGGCGGCTGCCCCGGGTGGCGGCGGCCGTGGTGTTCGGTGCCGCGCTGGGTGTCAGCGGGGCGGTGTTCCAGTCGATGTTGCGCAACCCGCTCGCCGACCCCGGTGTCATCGGGTTCTCCCAGGGCTCCTACACCGGCGCGCTGATCGTGATCCTGGTCATCAACGGCACCTACCTGCAGCTGGTCGGTGGGGCGCTGCTGGGCGGGCTGGCCACCGCCCTCGCGGTGTACGCGCTCGCCTATCGGCGCGGTGTGCAGGGATTCCGGTTGATCGTCGTCGGCATCGGCTTGTCGGCGATGCTGCGCTCGCTGAACACGTGGCTGATCCTTCAGGCCGATCTCGAGGTGGCGATGGCCGCCGCCGCGTGGGATGCCGGCTCCCTCAACGGGGTGGCGTGGGACCAGGTGGTTCTCGGCGGCGCCTGCATCAGCGTGCTGTTGCTCATAGCGGGCATGCTGAGCCGGCCGATGCGACAGCTGGAACTGGGTGACGATGCGGCCGCCTCGCAAGGGGTACGGGTCTCCCCGACCCGCCTCGGCCTGATCGTGGTGGGGGTCGCGCTGACCGCGACCGTGACGGCTGCGTCGGGGCCGATCGCGTTCATCTCACTGGTCGCCCCGCAGATCGCCCGCCGGCTCACCCGCACCGCGGGCATCACCCTCGCACCAGCCGCCTTCGTCGGCGCCCTGCTGTGCCTGGCGGCGGACTACATCGCCCAGCACATCGCCCCCACTCCCCTGCCGGTGGGGATCATCACCGTCATCCTCGGCGGCGGCTATCTAGGCTGGCTGCTGTTCACCGAAGCCAGGAGACGCCTGTGAGCACCCGCGCCGGCATCATCACCGACCGTGCGGCCAATCCGTTCGTCGAGAAGCTGTCCACTGGCGAGTGGAGTCCCGAAAGATTCAGACGGCACCTCAAGGAGACCGGTGCTCCGCTCGTCGAGCAGATCGGTGCGGGTGAGGTGGAGGTGACGTTCGTCGACGAGCCCGGGGACGACACGACGGTGACCCTCTCGGTCGTCATCGGCCCCACCATCGGCTTCAACAGGATCGACACGCAGTTCACGTCGGTGCCCGGGACGCCGTTTCGTACTCTCACTCTGCGGATGCGTTCCGACCTGCGCTTCTCGTACGTGTTCACACGATGTGGGCCGACGGGAGATGCGGAACGGGTTCCGGACCGGTTCAATCCGCCGCCGCGGTTCTCCGAGTGCTCGGTCGAGAGGTTCTCCGGGGCTTCCGTGGCAGTGCTGCCCGATGCGGTGCCGTTGCCCTGGCTGGATCACGCCGAAGCGCAGCCGGCCCCGGCGATGGAGTCTGCCGTGCTGGCGAGTGAGCTCCTCGGCAACGAACGCCGCATCTGGGTCTCGATGCCCCCGGGCGAGCTCCCGGACGACAGCGCACTGCCATTCGTGATCCACTTGGACGGTACGCCGGACCACAGCGCGCCGAGCGTGCGTGATGCCCTGGTCCGGGCGGGACTGATCCGGCCCTGTGCGGTGGTCCTCGTCGATCAGCTCGGACTGCAGCGCTACCAAGAGCTGCTCTGCGATCCGGCGTTCTCTCGAATGCTGGTCGAGGAGCTGCTGCCCTGGCTCCACGACCGGTATCCGCTGTCCCGGGACCCCGGCGACGTGGCGCTGGCCGGCGAGAGCTTCGGCGGCCTGTGCGCCGGGTGGACAGCGCTGCATCACCCGCAGACGTTCGGCAACGCCATCATCCAGTCCCCTTCATGCGGGTACCATCCCGACCTCAAAGGGGGCACCGGGGCGGGTGAACTGCTGCGCCGAACGCCCGTGCCGACGCTGATCGCCGACTACCTGGCCGCGGAACCGGCCCCGATCCGTATCTTCCACGATGCCGGCGAGCTGGAGAGCTCGAACACCCACAGCCGCTGGCTGGACCAGGTGCTCACCGCGAAGGGCTACGACACCGTCTACCGGGAGTTCGCCGGCGGACACGACTACGCCTGGTGGCGAGGACTCTTCGCCGACGCGCTGCGCTGGTGCTTCCCGCTCACGGTGGAACCTGGAGCCTCGGGACATTGAGGAGAGACGATCCGAGCGGGCTGGGGCGCGGACCGCTGACGAGGTGGCTGCCGGTGCTGTGGCAAGCGCCGCCGGAGCCGCCTGACGTCCGGCCGTTCGAGGTCCGGGCGGGTGACAGCGCGGGCCGGTTCGTGGCGCGTGTCATCTTCTCACTGCCACGGGTCACGATCCCCGCGATGCTGCTGGCGATCGTGTGGCAGGTCGGCGAGTCGGCGGTCACAGTGGTGATGGGAGCCGCGATCGACCGGGCGCTGGCGCCCGGGGACGCCGGGCAACTGGTGATGTGGATCGGTGTGCTGGTGGCGCTGTATGTCGCGCTGACCGGGACGGCCCGGGGCACGAACCGGCTCAACGCCTATGCGATTCAGTTGTTGCAGCACCGGCTGCGGGCCACCCTCTCGACCCGTGTGCTGCATTCCGGCGGCGCCCTGGTGCGGGCACCGGACGGCGAGGTGGTCTCGGTCATGACCAACGACGTCGCCCGCCTGGCCAACGCCGGCCTGCTCGTCGTCCTGCCGATCGCGAGGATCGCCGCCATCGGGTTCATCGCCGTGTCGTTACTGGTCACGCACTGGCCGCTCGGCGTCGCGGCGCTGCTGGGTGCGCCCGTGGCGGTCTGGTTGATGGGCTTGCTCAGCGAACGGCTTTCCCGAGACACCCGCGAATACCAGGATCTGCTCGCCGGAACCGTGGGACGGGCCGCCGATCTGGTCACCGGTTACCGGGTGATCAAGGGGGTGCGCGCCGAGGCCGAGGCGACCCGGCGATACCGGCGGGCCAGCCGGGAGACGCTCGTGGGCGCCACGCGCAACGCCGGTCTGCTCGGCAGGTATCTGGTGGGCTCCGGCATGGTGAACGGTGTGTTCGTCGCCGCGGTGACCGGGCTGGCGGGCTGGTTCACGGTTGACGGGCAGCTGAGCATCGGCGGGCTGATCACCGCCGTCGGCCTCACCCAGGCGCTGCTGCCGCAGATGCAGGCGATCGCGAGTGCGTCCATCCCCAACCTCGCCAACGCCCGCGCATCGGCCGCACGCATCCTCGCCGCACTGCGGAACGCAGGCGCCGACATAGCCACGCCTGCGCCCGGTTGCGGGACACGTCCCGAGGTCACACCGACGCTGGTACTGGACGTGTCCGGCGCGTCGATCCGGGTGCAGCCCGGTGAGCTGGTGGGGGTACGCGCCGATGACCGGACCGCCACCCGTATCGCCGACGCACTGCTGAACCCGCAGGCCGACACCGACATCGAGGTACGCCTCAACGGACAGCCGGTGCACGAGCTGACCTCAGCGCAGTACCGCTGCCTTGTCACCGTCGCACCCCACCGGGTGACGTTGTTCAACGGAACCGTCCGCGACAACCTCGCCCTGCCTGCCCGTGCTCCGGAGCTGCTGGAGGCGGCGGTGCGGGCGGCGGCCTGTGAGGACTTCGCCGCCGATCTGGACGGCCCGGTCGGCGAGGGCGGCAACCGCCTCTCCGGAGGCCAGCGTCAACGCGTCGCGCTCGCCAGAGCCCTGGCGAGCGACGCGCCGTTGCTGGTGCTGCACGACCCGACCACCGCGGTCGACCCGGTGACCGAACAGAAGATCGCCGAACGCGTACGGGGAGTCCGCGCGAATCGTTCGACGCTGCTGATCGCCTCGTCCCCGGCGCTGCTCGGCTGCTGCGACCACGTCGTGGACCTCCTCGCCGTACTCGACGAGCCGGTGGCGCCATGACCGGGACACTCGCAGCGGCCGACGAGGCGCTGCCGGTCGCGGACGGCCGGGAAACGGCCAGGGAGCTCTGGCGGCTCAGCCGCGGGCACCGGCTCCGCCTCGCCGTCGTCGCGGTGCTCGGGATCGTCAGCACCACCGTCGATTTGATCCCGCCGGTGGCCATCGGGTTCCTCATCGACCGGGCGCAGACCAGCACCGCCGACCTCGGCACCGTCCTGACCGTCACGGCGGTCATGGCACTCTCGGCAGTCCTCGGGGCGGCGGGCACCGCGGTGACGATCGTGCTCGCCACCCGCGCCTATCACGCCATCCTCGCCGCGCTGCGCGAAGAACTCGTAGCCCGCGCCCTGACGCTGCCGCAGCACACCGTGGAGCGGGCCGGCACCGGCGATCTGATCTCGCGGTCCAGTGACGACGTGACCGCCGTGACCGATGCCGCCCCCGCGGTGATCCCCGTGGTCACCGTCGCCGCATTCGCCATCGTCGTCTCCCTGGGCGGACTGGCCGCGCTGGACTGGCCCTACGCGGTCGCGCTCGCCGTCGTGCTGCCCGTCTACGCGGTCGCGATGCGGTGGTATCTGCGCACCGGGCCACCGGTGTACCGGGCCGAACGGGCGGCGATGAGCGCCCGCGCCCAGCAGATCGTCGAATCCCAGCGCGGCTATGCGACCGTGCTCGGCTTCGGACTCGGCGAACAACGCCACCACACCGTGATGACCACCTCCTGGGCTGTCGCGGTACAGGCGCTGCGGGCGCGCACCGTACAGAGCATGCTCAACGCCCGCCTCAACCTCGGCGAATGCCTGAGCCTGGCCGCCGTCCTCGTGGTCGGCTTCGTCCTGATCGACCACGGGACCTCGACCGTCGGTGGTGCGACCACCGCCATGCTGCTCGTGCTGCGCCTGCTCGGCCCGGTCAACCAGCTGATGTTCGTGATCGACACCCTGCAGTCCGCGCTCGCATCGCTGAACCGCATGGTCGGCGTCACCACCATCCCTGTCGCAGAACCCGCAGACGAGCCGCCCACACCGCGGGGCACCGCCCATGCTGTCCGGCTCCAAAGCGTCGCGTTCGGCTACGGAACCGGCCCTCGTGTACTGCAGGACATCACCCTCGACATCCCCACCGGGCAGCGCATCGCCGTCGTCGGCGCGTCCGGTGCAGGGAAAACCACCCTGGCGTCGGTGATAGCCGGCATCCACCCACCCGATACCGGAACCGTGACCCGTCCCCGCAGCATCGCGGTGATCACCCAGGAGACCCACCTGTTCGCCGGGACCCTGCGCGACAACCTCACCCTCGCCGCCCCCGACGCGACCGACGACCAGCTGCGCGCCGCGCTCGACACCACCGGCGCAGCCGGAATGCTCGACCTGCTGCCGGACGGCCTCGACACGATGGTCGGCGCCGGCGGACATCCCCTCACCGACGCCCGAGCACAACAGCTCGCCCTCACCCGCCTGCTGCTCACCGACCCCGACCTCGCGATCCTCGACGAGGCGACCGCCGAAGCCGGCTCCACCCAGTCGGGGCTGCTCGACCGTGCCGCCGACGCAGCTCTCGCCGGCCGTACCGGGCTGGTGATCGCCCACCGGCTCACCCAAGCCGCCGCGTGCGACCGGATCGTGGTGATGGCGCACGGTCGCATCACCGAGAGCGGGACGCACTCCGAACTGATCGCCGCCGGCGGCGTCTACGCCGGGCTGTGGTCGGCGTGGGAGGCCGGTCGGGGTGCGTTCGCTGAGTGACCTGGGTGGTGGGTGCCGGCGTACGACGTGCAGTGCACAGCCGCGTACGCGACCGAGGACACGGTGGCCCATCGATGTCGACTCGGCTACCGGGACGGGATCGGCGATGCCGCGCCCACCACGCGGGCAATCGAGGTACGTGACCTGTAGGCACACAGGTCCTCCGAGCCGGTTCCGATAGTCCTATGACGTCGGCGCGGCCCCGCCAACCCCGGAGACTCTGATGTGCTGATGTCCTACCCGGCGGGCAGGATGGGCGCGGGAGGTACAGATGAGCGACATCGCGGACGTTCCACCCGCCGTTGTGGGCCGGCTCCGGGTAATCTGCCGGGAACTGCCCGAGGCGTACGAGGAGCCGGCGTGGATCGGCCTGCGGTGGCGGATTCGCCGGCGGACGTTCCTGCACGTCTACACCACCGACGAGAGGCGGTCGGCGTACATCGATCTGGACGATCCGGCCATCCTGATGACCTTCCGGGCGCCGCCCGGGGAGTTGGCCGCGCTGGCGCATGCCGGCCCTCCGTTCTTCCGGGCCGACTGGGGTGTGAATGTCGTGGGAATGGTGCTGGACGACGAGACGGACTGGGTCGAGGTTGCCGAGCTGGTGACGGACAGCTATCGCGTGCAGGCGCCCCGCCGCCTCGCGTTCCGGCTGAAGGCAGGTCGATGAACCGCCGGCTACCTCCCCACATTGCCGCTTACCTCGCCGGTCGGCACCGCGCCCTGGCTGGGCAGTGCGGGTGCGGTGAGGGGCTCCGACAGCAAGATGGGCTGGTCAAGCGCAGGATCGCGAGATCGCCGTCCATTGCCCGGACGCGCCTTCACTCGGTTCGGGAATGGGCCTCGAGTACGGTGAGGTCGCGCACCGCGTACCGGTGATGCTCGGCCTCTTCCTTGAGCACGACGCTGAGGCAGCGGCGTACGACGTAGTCCTTGTCCGGGTAGTGGTCGGCCGGCTTGCGACCACATACCCGGTCGAGCTCGGCCTCGGTGAGCTCGTCG is part of the Actinoplanes sp. NBC_00393 genome and harbors:
- a CDS encoding MerR family transcriptional regulator yields the protein MRRGVIGDLEGGSAVGEEDYAVPHVQERLSAGTLARRLGVATTTLRTWHQRYGLGPTGHESGRHRRYTAHDVAALTVMAQLTTRGVPAAEAARLARRETTTSLAAHPHRNPGTDAEARGLARAARRLDVLTLRETLSGAVAAHGVVHTYHTLAGPAFTHLSQGRYAETRKTLARRLLARTLSEVFAAVARPPSGTPVRVLLVAADGRRDVTAIDALAAALAETGTGSVHLGAGLPPDVLADAVARHRPAAVAVWSHVWRPVIPVLLTALNGVPDWRPSIVAAGQGWPPSSERLRCPTLADAVAAVTGLVEGEGPSPPNG
- a CDS encoding helix-turn-helix domain-containing protein yields the protein MFRGVPISSLFPADATEAPPIPAARSDSTGHPRRPLLIWVRTGTAHVRIDGDAVFHLTAGQGTWIPAAGWDHRAIITEPGTVAFPLWFHPGADGPPETTRFEVPDGWQDWLIQHFNLQVTPLSGHGYFQDAITDLLRRPRVGPPAPAPTFTVPEMPRAAGARAVAEQLLRDPAIDLTVEQWASKALSSPRTLRRAFLTGTGLTFEQWRLRHRLIAAVEFLAAGYDADQVAARVGFASRNGFTRAFKQQYGLTPHDFSRKLAASSARVDLTPRATLARQTEQLMRLVRGDGSFATGSDPLPAARTSPHANHVHVLTWMYRGSGYLDIGERRHERHRGVATWIPAGLKHITGLRENSISLPLGNAGTADLQLTEPLQVQFSPAWDDYLMHCSISARSGLHPDDYDPRHILDLFAEQVVTQRALSVPMPTDPRARAAAMDYLRHIDVTHEPAAFDVPAQVHRAFRDQTGMTFARWRYAARMRIARDLLLGGARPSAVSRRVGYAHLPTFSTAFTRFHGLSPREYQEREAETS
- a CDS encoding ABC transporter substrate-binding protein, producing MTTLTRRGAALLAALLSTTLVLTACGSDGEDTADAAPQTRSVTGGNGTIEVPADPQRVATIGNTTLPFIDMGGKPVAVTTVGASELGLIPAEQKATFEAATNVGASGDQVDMEKLAGLKPDLILAQLPDGEFEEIKKQLESIAPTVFWGLDVEWKALADGVSQAGNVTDGLSGQKAQFEEKITKIKQTYGEIIAGTKFVNLDRWESSDPGTFSVADFGCVEIAQGDLGMNFPKAAEGEDPLGWTSLPYEQLAELSKYDVITYPVDAAGQPKAPFAPVVETNTWKALPAVNSGRALGVFCPGNNSYGPVLRYLDSLDTALATLPANK
- a CDS encoding siderophore-interacting protein → MPKTARRLTVHPVTLREVEVLRVADLTPGMRRITLGGAQLRAFTSANGFAQPAFDSLGFDDDIRLVFRYPGHSEPVLPVQQERGVELPRNPRPLSKVYTVRRWNAEAGELDVDFVKHGIGVGTTWAYRAQPGDRIHFYGPSASRALPDDADWLLAAGDDTALPAIARLLDELPEDTRARVFVEVAEDSHRLELRTLPHVEVTWLVRDGAEAGTTTLLLDAVKDSGWWEGRPFAWLAGEHTSVRDLRRHLVEDRGVPKEDIGFAGYWRRGEVVALETDAAMPDPQKSATPFERLHELTELVAPLAIRTAVELDVPELISRGVTRVTDLAAKTDCDERALGKLLRYLHTLDVLTETEPGHYRLTPVGEVLTLEFIADRLHPAGVVGREMLGLHGLTESIRTGRPSYASVTGQTFAEVRADQDYEDRYLERLARFQAALAEPIARSGILNGVEHLVLHSGGAGAQAREFLAAHPGLRITICALPAQADWLRRDLPDTIPDDQQRAQVSVAEQSVFEPGPAADAVFVIRAFKSLPDADAAHALRRAAEGLLPGGRVLVVEETFGLDDLDEHDGEADLLGLTVHGSGLRTAAELDAVFTRAGLAHRATHTVGWGATVHELVPAGPSAQQK